Proteins encoded within one genomic window of Bos indicus x Bos taurus breed Angus x Brahman F1 hybrid chromosome 18, Bos_hybrid_MaternalHap_v2.0, whole genome shotgun sequence:
- the C18H19orf73 gene encoding LOW QUALITY PROTEIN: putative uncharacterized protein C19orf73 homolog (The sequence of the model RefSeq protein was modified relative to this genomic sequence to represent the inferred CDS: deleted 1 base in 1 codon; substituted 1 base at 1 genomic stop codon), with protein sequence MRHGGGSRKHALGLXGGVNAWSTSAPYSAPLSPPRELHVAPPPPAQTIARPAGLPRRTRLMVRSAPPTRRPPTDSGAERGLGFRPQNLGRVGGVVFSSDPALRPRPGPSLHPGLIPGKPASLCLRTWQKVSSSALRP encoded by the exons ATGCGGC ATGGGGGCGGCTCCCGGAAACACGCGCTCGGGTTATAAGGTGGGGTGAATGCCTGGTCGACGAGTGCACCTTACTCTGCA CCCCTGAGCCCGCCTCGGGAACTGCACGTGGCACCCCCACCTCCCGCGCAGACTATTGCGCGGCCGGCAGGGCTCCCCCGGCGGACTAGGCTAATGGTTCGCTCCGCCCCGCCCACACGGAGGCCGCCCACTGACTCTGGCGC AGAAAGGGGGCTTGGCTTCCGCCCTCAGAATCTCGGAAGGGTAGGGGGAGTTGTCTTCAGCTCTGATCCCGCGCTCAGACCCAGACCGGGTCCCAGCCTCCATCCTGGACTTATCCCAGGGAAGCCGGCCAGCCTCTGTCTTCGGACCTGGCAAAAAGTCTCAAGCTCCGCTCTCAGACCCTGA
- the LIN7B gene encoding protein lin-7 homolog B isoform X2: protein MAALVEPLGLEREVSRAVELLERLQRSGELPPQKLQALQRVLQSRFCSAIREVYEQLYDTLDITGSAEIRAHATAKSVEGEQHEKAVELLKAAQGSVKLVVRYTPRVLEEMEARFEKMRSARRRQQHQSYSSLESRG, encoded by the exons ATGGCTGCGCTGGTGGAGCCGCTGGGGCTGGAGCGGG aAGTGTCCCGGGCGGTGGAGCTCCTCGAGCGGCTCCAGCGCAGCGGGGAGCTGCCCCCGCAGAAGCTGCAGGCCCTCCAGCGAGTCCTGCAGAGCCGCTTCTGCTCTGCCATCCGAGAG GTGTATGAGCAGCTCTACGACACGCTGGACATCACCGGCAGTGCTGAGATCCGGGCCCACGCCACGGCCAAG AGCGTTGAGGGCGAGCAGCATGAGAAGGCAGTGGAGCTTCTGAAGGCTGCCCAGGGCTCGGTGAAGCTGGTGGTACGCTACACACCTCGAGTGCTGGAGGAGATGGAAGCCCGCTTTGAGAAGATGCGCTCCGCCCGGCGGCGCCAGCAACATCAGAGCTACTC GTCCTTGGAGTCTCGAGGCTGA
- the LIN7B gene encoding protein lin-7 homolog B isoform X1, translating into MAALVEPLGLEREVSRAVELLERLQRSGELPPQKLQALQRVLQSRFCSAIREVYEQLYDTLDITGSAEIRAHATAKATVAAFTASEGHAHPRVVELPKTDEGLGFNIMGGKEQNSPIYISRVIPGGVADRHGGLKRGDQLLSVNGVSVEGEQHEKAVELLKAAQGSVKLVVRYTPRVLEEMEARFEKMRSARRRQQHQSYSSLESRG; encoded by the exons ATGGCTGCGCTGGTGGAGCCGCTGGGGCTGGAGCGGG aAGTGTCCCGGGCGGTGGAGCTCCTCGAGCGGCTCCAGCGCAGCGGGGAGCTGCCCCCGCAGAAGCTGCAGGCCCTCCAGCGAGTCCTGCAGAGCCGCTTCTGCTCTGCCATCCGAGAG GTGTATGAGCAGCTCTACGACACGCTGGACATCACCGGCAGTGCTGAGATCCGGGCCCACGCCACGGCCAAG GCCACGGTGGCCGCCTTCACAGCCAGTGAGGGCCATGCACATCCCAGGGTAGTGGAACTGCCCAAGACGGATGAGGGCCTGGGCTTCAACATCATGGGGGGCAAGGAGCAGAATTCACCTATCTACATCTCCCGTGTCATCCCTGGGGGTGTGGCTGACCGCCACGGAGGCCTGAAGCGTGGGGACCAGCTGCTGTCAGTGAATGGTGTG AGCGTTGAGGGCGAGCAGCATGAGAAGGCAGTGGAGCTTCTGAAGGCTGCCCAGGGCTCGGTGAAGCTGGTGGTACGCTACACACCTCGAGTGCTGGAGGAGATGGAAGCCCGCTTTGAGAAGATGCGCTCCGCCCGGCGGCGCCAGCAACATCAGAGCTACTC GTCCTTGGAGTCTCGAGGCTGA